One window of the Haloarcula halobia genome contains the following:
- a CDS encoding 30S ribosomal protein S7, with product MSTEDTPEADEAEDVEEETARAKLFGEWEITDIEYTDPSTERYINVTPIAHTMGRHAEKQFKKSDISVVERLINRLMQTDENTGKKQLATTIVTDAFDIIHERTDENPVQILVRAVENSAPREETVRLKYGGISVPKAVDVAPQRRVDQALKFLAEGVYGGSFKATTSAEEALASQLIGAANADVQTYAVNQKEEKERVAAAAR from the coding sequence ATGAGTACCGAGGACACACCCGAAGCCGACGAGGCCGAAGACGTCGAAGAAGAGACCGCACGTGCAAAGCTCTTTGGCGAGTGGGAGATCACGGACATCGAGTACACCGATCCCTCGACCGAGCGGTACATCAACGTCACACCCATCGCACATACGATGGGCCGTCACGCCGAGAAGCAGTTCAAGAAGTCCGACATCAGCGTCGTCGAGCGTCTCATCAACCGCCTGATGCAGACCGACGAGAACACCGGTAAAAAGCAGCTGGCGACGACTATCGTCACCGACGCCTTCGACATCATCCACGAGCGCACCGACGAGAACCCGGTGCAGATCCTCGTCCGCGCCGTCGAGAACAGCGCGCCACGCGAGGAGACCGTCCGCCTGAAGTACGGGGGCATCAGCGTCCCGAAGGCCGTCGACGTCGCGCCCCAGCGACGGGTCGACCAGGCCCTGAAGTTCCTCGCCGAGGGCGTCTACGGCGGCTCGTTCAAGGCCACCACCAGCGCCGAGGAGGCGCTCGCCTCCCAGCTCATCGGCGCGGCGAACGCCGACGTCCAGACCTACGCGGTCAACCAGAAAGAGGAGAAAGAGCGCGTCGCGGCGGCCGCTCGATAA
- a CDS encoding DUF5781 family protein translates to MDVHVRGGPAEPFLGARDLFSTEYDLDRPVTVQVRTDPDERTRVSHDEDSHLLTISRQAATSALARELALHEYAHMHHHEHGHPSHTQSTEEAIFLAVAGRSVERRKLVHCYQIANHMKDVYADDVWMQMVPGDKVVDFLEASLAAAVADRPVDPPAWDNVGARTVPPRDAAEPSTRLTPAADPDITAVNAAFALALCERHDLLGADHRLYDLAHAAASDAPDLDFEAFKRQFEALVPDPDESEFRRALVGATKAYLTSGSSRAAD, encoded by the coding sequence ATGGACGTTCACGTGCGGGGCGGTCCGGCCGAACCGTTTCTCGGGGCCCGCGACCTCTTCTCGACGGAGTACGACCTCGACAGACCGGTGACAGTCCAGGTGCGGACCGACCCCGACGAGCGCACGCGCGTCAGCCACGACGAGGACAGTCACCTGCTGACCATCTCCCGACAGGCCGCCACGAGTGCGCTGGCACGCGAGCTCGCCCTCCACGAGTACGCCCACATGCACCACCACGAACACGGCCACCCCTCGCACACGCAGTCGACGGAGGAGGCGATCTTCCTCGCCGTGGCCGGGCGCAGCGTCGAGCGCCGGAAGCTCGTCCACTGCTACCAGATCGCGAACCACATGAAAGACGTCTACGCCGACGACGTCTGGATGCAGATGGTCCCCGGTGACAAGGTGGTCGACTTCCTCGAGGCGAGCCTCGCGGCGGCCGTCGCCGACCGCCCGGTCGACCCCCCGGCGTGGGACAACGTCGGCGCCCGGACGGTGCCACCGAGGGACGCCGCCGAACCGTCGACCCGGCTCACGCCGGCCGCCGACCCCGACATCACGGCCGTCAACGCCGCGTTCGCGCTGGCGCTGTGCGAGCGCCACGACCTGCTCGGGGCCGACCACAGGCTGTACGATCTCGCGCACGCGGCCGCGTCGGACGCCCCCGACTTGGACTTCGAGGCGTTCAAGCGCCAGTTCGAGGCGCTGGTGCCCGACCCCGACGAGTCGGAGTTCCGCAGGGCGCTGGTCGGCGCGACGAAGGCCTACCTCACCAGCGGGTCGAGCAGAGCGGCCGACTGA
- a CDS encoding DNA-directed RNA polymerase subunit A'', protein MTANVSADIEAVVEDTELPRRLKDEVYSTIEERDLGVEDADRVAQAVESRYMETRVDPLDPVGTVSAQSIGEPGTQMSIPGDERVVVRRNGETDLTEIGSLVDGLLSVRGAQQFDDHEVARAPDGMEVLSLRADEKVQWKPLEEVSRHEAPEELLHFDLESGRDIRATKAHSFVTRRDNEVVPVAGEDLSAGDWIPVVRSFDGDGPDTVDLREHLPAEDYWFTSALTDGGTATSLPGGEDQVRNKRQALEAGDIETETAYPVQGTTGLPEQFPLDAETGFFVGAFLAEGNVTDYYVSVSNVDAAFQDRVRSFADRFDLSVNEYENESGFTTGYDVRVNGTVLADFLRAVCYHDDEKCVPAFAFGAPRSFARGLLEGYFSGDGNVADRAVRSSSTSARLTEDVALLLARFDLYARLGEQDSSRTLRIPAKYVPAFADRIGMVGARGAELDALAATVDTDGPDATDQIPNFGDDLKDAAAAAGIPSRQVNSAHDRQRVGRNRLAGLVDQMAAADESPAELDALERALDGDVVWERIESIEAVEPDGDYVYDFSVGGLETFTTAQGVVTHNTMNTFHYAGVAEIDVTQGLPRLIELVDARKTPDTPMMTVHLDDEYATDREKAHEVVWNIEATRILALGDISTNVADMLVEIDLNDDTLLERWPTVDDVDAIAEEIAETIESSLGVDARQVGTVIEFGPEEPSYRDLLQLVEELRDIIFKGIEEVSRVVIRKEETDDGEEFVLYTEGSDFGEVLGIEGVDASRTTCNNIHEIYRELGVEAARETLINETMNTLEEQGLDDVNVRHLMLVADIMTNEGTIESIGRHGISGSKDSVLARAAFEVTVNHLLDAAIHGEVDELDGVTENVIVGKPIKLGTGDVDLRMGVGRNAD, encoded by the coding sequence ATGACAGCAAACGTCTCCGCAGACATCGAAGCGGTCGTCGAGGACACAGAACTGCCGCGACGGCTGAAAGACGAGGTGTACAGCACCATCGAAGAGCGCGACCTCGGCGTCGAGGACGCCGACCGCGTCGCACAGGCCGTCGAGTCCCGCTACATGGAGACGCGCGTCGACCCGCTGGACCCCGTCGGTACCGTCTCGGCCCAGTCCATCGGGGAACCCGGAACGCAGATGTCGATCCCGGGCGACGAACGCGTCGTCGTCCGGCGCAACGGCGAGACCGACCTGACGGAGATCGGCTCGCTGGTCGACGGACTGCTCTCGGTCCGCGGTGCCCAGCAGTTCGACGACCACGAGGTGGCCCGTGCGCCCGACGGGATGGAGGTTCTCTCGCTCCGCGCCGACGAGAAGGTCCAGTGGAAGCCCCTCGAGGAAGTCAGTCGGCACGAGGCGCCCGAGGAACTGCTCCACTTCGACCTCGAATCGGGCCGGGACATCCGCGCGACGAAGGCTCACTCGTTCGTCACGCGCCGTGACAACGAGGTCGTGCCGGTCGCCGGCGAGGACCTCTCTGCGGGTGACTGGATCCCGGTCGTCCGCTCGTTCGACGGCGACGGCCCGGACACGGTCGACCTCCGCGAACACCTGCCGGCGGAGGACTACTGGTTCACCTCGGCACTCACCGACGGCGGCACTGCCACGTCACTCCCCGGTGGGGAAGACCAGGTACGGAACAAGCGGCAAGCGCTCGAGGCGGGCGACATCGAGACGGAGACTGCGTACCCGGTGCAAGGCACGACCGGTCTCCCCGAGCAGTTCCCGCTCGACGCGGAGACCGGCTTCTTCGTCGGCGCGTTCCTCGCCGAGGGCAACGTCACCGACTACTACGTCTCTGTCTCGAACGTCGACGCCGCGTTCCAGGACCGGGTCCGGTCGTTCGCCGACCGGTTCGACCTCTCGGTCAACGAGTACGAGAACGAGAGCGGCTTCACGACGGGCTACGACGTCCGTGTCAACGGGACGGTCCTGGCCGACTTCCTCCGGGCGGTGTGCTACCACGACGACGAGAAGTGCGTCCCCGCGTTCGCCTTCGGCGCACCGCGGTCCTTCGCCCGCGGCCTGCTCGAGGGGTACTTCAGCGGCGACGGGAACGTCGCCGACCGCGCCGTCCGGTCGAGTTCGACGTCCGCCCGACTCACCGAGGACGTCGCGCTGTTGCTGGCCCGCTTCGACCTCTACGCGAGGCTCGGCGAACAGGACAGTTCGCGGACGCTCCGCATCCCCGCGAAATACGTCCCGGCGTTCGCCGACCGTATCGGTATGGTCGGCGCTCGCGGGGCGGAACTCGACGCCCTCGCGGCGACCGTCGACACCGACGGGCCCGACGCGACCGACCAGATTCCGAACTTCGGCGACGACCTGAAGGACGCCGCCGCTGCGGCTGGTATCCCGTCACGGCAGGTCAACAGCGCCCACGACCGCCAGCGAGTCGGACGCAACCGACTGGCCGGACTGGTCGACCAGATGGCCGCCGCCGACGAGTCCCCGGCCGAACTCGACGCGCTGGAACGAGCACTCGACGGCGACGTCGTCTGGGAGCGCATCGAGTCGATCGAGGCCGTCGAACCCGACGGCGACTACGTCTACGATTTCTCGGTCGGCGGGCTAGAGACGTTCACCACGGCACAGGGCGTCGTCACCCACAACACGATGAACACGTTCCACTACGCCGGCGTCGCCGAGATCGACGTCACCCAGGGCCTCCCGCGGCTCATCGAACTGGTCGACGCCCGGAAGACCCCGGACACGCCGATGATGACTGTCCACCTCGACGACGAGTACGCCACCGACCGCGAGAAGGCCCACGAGGTCGTCTGGAACATCGAGGCCACGCGCATCCTCGCGCTCGGTGACATCTCGACGAACGTCGCGGACATGCTCGTCGAGATCGACCTCAACGACGACACGCTGCTCGAGCGGTGGCCGACCGTCGACGACGTCGACGCCATCGCCGAGGAGATCGCCGAGACCATCGAGTCGAGTCTCGGCGTCGACGCCCGCCAGGTCGGGACTGTCATCGAGTTCGGTCCGGAGGAACCCAGTTACCGCGACCTCCTGCAACTGGTCGAGGAGCTGCGCGACATCATCTTCAAGGGCATCGAGGAGGTCTCCCGCGTCGTCATCCGCAAGGAGGAGACCGACGACGGCGAGGAGTTCGTCCTCTACACCGAGGGGTCGGACTTCGGCGAGGTGCTGGGCATCGAGGGCGTCGACGCCTCGCGGACCACGTGTAACAACATCCACGAGATCTACCGCGAACTCGGCGTCGAGGCCGCCCGCGAGACGCTCATCAACGAGACGATGAACACCCTCGAAGAACAGGGGCTGGACGACGTGAACGTCCGCCACCTGATGCTGGTCGCGGACATCATGACCAACGAGGGGACCATCGAGTCCATCGGCCGCCACGGCATCAGCGGGTCGAAGGACTCGGTGCTCGCCCGCGCTGCCTTCGAGGTGACGGTCAACCACCTGCTGGACGCCGCCATCCACGGCGAGGTCGACGAGCTGGACGGCGTCACGGAGAACGTCATCGTCGGGAAACCCATCAAACTCGGCACCGGAGACGTCGACCTCCGGATGGGCGTGGGTCGCAACGCCGACTGA
- a CDS encoding elongation factor EF-2: MGRRKKIVQECESLMHDPENIRNIAIAAHVDHGKTTLTDNLLAGAGMISDDTAGQQLAMDTEEDEQERGITIDAANVSMTHEYEGTNHLINLIDTPGHVDFGGDVTRAMRAVDGALVVVDAVEGAMPQTETVLRQALREGVKPTLFINKVDRLISELQEGPQEMQKRLLSVISDVNDLIRGMTEEMDDVEDWTVSVEEGTVGFGSALYKWGVSMPSMQRTGMDFGDIMELERADKRQELHERTPLSNVVLDMVCEHFPNPVDAQPMRIPRIWRGDDTSELAEQMRLVDEDGEVVLMVTDIGIDPHAGEIAAGRVFSGTLEKGQELYVSGTAGKNRIQSVGIYMGGEREEVEEVPAGNIAAVTGLKDAIAGSTVSSIEMTPFESIEHISEPVITKSVEAQNMDDLPKLIKTLQQVAKEDPTIQVEINEDTGEHLISGQGELHLEVIGQRIERNQGIPINTGEPIVVYREAPQQESREVEGISPNRHNRFYISVHPLAEDVVETIKMGEASMDMPELERREALQEAGLDKDTSQNVEHIHGTNILIDDTKGIQHLNETMELVIEGLEEALDEGPLANEPVQGSLLRLHDARLHEDAIHRGPAQVIPAVRNAVHNALIDARIKLLEPIQQVRIDVPNDHMGAASGEIQGRRGRVDDMYQEGDLMVVEGIAPVDEMIGFSSDIRSATEGRASWNTENAGFQVMADNLQPEKIQEIRERKGMKLELPEAIDYF; encoded by the coding sequence ATGGGCCGACGCAAGAAAATCGTTCAGGAATGTGAGTCCCTGATGCACGACCCGGAGAACATCCGGAACATCGCCATCGCGGCTCACGTCGACCACGGGAAGACGACGCTGACAGACAACCTGCTCGCCGGTGCGGGCATGATCTCCGACGACACGGCCGGCCAGCAGCTGGCCATGGACACGGAGGAAGACGAGCAGGAGCGTGGGATCACCATCGACGCCGCGAACGTCTCGATGACTCACGAGTACGAGGGGACCAACCACCTCATCAACCTCATCGACACGCCCGGCCACGTCGACTTCGGTGGCGACGTGACCCGTGCGATGCGTGCCGTCGACGGCGCGCTCGTGGTCGTCGACGCCGTCGAGGGCGCGATGCCCCAGACGGAGACGGTGCTGCGCCAGGCGCTTCGCGAGGGCGTCAAGCCGACCCTCTTTATCAACAAGGTCGACCGCCTCATCTCCGAGCTCCAGGAGGGCCCCCAGGAGATGCAGAAGCGACTGCTCTCGGTCATCAGCGACGTCAACGACCTCATCCGCGGCATGACCGAGGAGATGGACGACGTCGAGGACTGGACCGTCTCCGTCGAGGAGGGGACCGTCGGCTTCGGCTCTGCGCTGTACAAGTGGGGCGTCTCGATGCCCTCGATGCAGCGCACCGGGATGGACTTCGGCGACATCATGGAACTCGAGCGCGCCGACAAGCGCCAGGAACTCCACGAGCGCACGCCGCTGTCGAACGTCGTCCTCGACATGGTCTGTGAGCACTTCCCGAACCCCGTCGACGCCCAGCCGATGCGTATCCCGCGCATCTGGCGCGGCGACGACACCTCCGAACTCGCCGAGCAGATGCGTCTGGTCGACGAGGACGGCGAGGTCGTCCTGATGGTCACCGACATCGGTATCGACCCTCACGCCGGCGAGATCGCCGCCGGGCGTGTCTTCTCCGGGACGCTGGAGAAGGGTCAGGAACTCTACGTCTCCGGGACTGCGGGCAAGAACCGTATCCAGAGCGTCGGCATCTACATGGGCGGCGAGCGCGAGGAGGTCGAGGAAGTCCCCGCCGGAAACATCGCCGCCGTCACCGGCCTCAAGGACGCCATCGCCGGCTCGACGGTCTCCAGCATCGAGATGACGCCCTTCGAGTCCATCGAGCACATCTCGGAACCGGTCATCACCAAGAGCGTGGAGGCCCAGAACATGGACGACCTGCCGAAACTCATCAAGACGCTCCAGCAGGTCGCGAAGGAGGACCCGACCATCCAGGTCGAGATCAACGAGGACACCGGCGAGCACCTCATCTCCGGGCAGGGCGAGCTCCACCTGGAGGTCATCGGCCAGCGCATCGAGCGCAACCAGGGCATCCCCATCAACACCGGTGAGCCCATCGTCGTCTACCGCGAGGCCCCCCAGCAGGAGTCCCGCGAGGTCGAGGGCATCTCGCCGAACCGACACAACCGCTTTTACATCTCCGTCCACCCGCTCGCCGAGGACGTCGTCGAGACCATCAAGATGGGCGAAGCGTCGATGGACATGCCGGAACTCGAGCGCCGTGAGGCGCTGCAGGAGGCCGGCCTCGACAAGGACACGTCCCAGAACGTCGAGCACATCCACGGCACCAACATCCTCATCGACGACACGAAGGGGATCCAGCACTTAAACGAGACGATGGAACTGGTCATCGAGGGCCTCGAGGAGGCCCTCGACGAGGGGCCGCTGGCCAACGAACCCGTCCAGGGCTCGCTCCTGCGCCTCCACGACGCCCGCCTCCACGAGGACGCCATCCACCGCGGCCCGGCCCAGGTCATCCCTGCGGTCCGGAACGCCGTCCACAACGCGCTCATCGACGCGCGCATCAAGCTGCTCGAGCCGATCCAGCAGGTCCGTATCGACGTGCCAAACGACCACATGGGCGCCGCGTCCGGCGAGATCCAGGGCCGCCGTGGCCGCGTCGACGACATGTACCAGGAGGGTGACCTCATGGTCGTCGAGGGCATCGCCCCCGTCGACGAGATGATCGGCTTCTCCTCGGACATCCGCTCTGCGACGGAGGGTCGTGCCTCCTGGAACACCGAGAACGCCGGCTTCCAGGTCATGGCCGACAACCTCCAGCCCGAGAAGATCCAGGAGATCCGCGAGCGCAAGGGCATGAAGCTCGAACTGCCCGAGGCCATCGACTACTTCTAA
- a CDS encoding biotin transporter BioY: protein MSQQYSSVELIGDETVRHFTMAVLLAALTAALSQISIPLPGTLPPFSLQPFGMFFAGLLLGPLWGGLALALYLLVGIAGVPVFSNGNAGLGYVLVGQGTGGFLVGFLVGTVVAGAVVHRGTTPRDRRTVSVPVQVTGLVAALVVVYAIGVPWLSAVTGLPLTRAAAVMAPFVPFDLLKLGIAVAIVEGGYLAVR from the coding sequence ATGTCACAACAGTACAGCTCGGTCGAGCTGATCGGTGACGAGACGGTGAGACACTTCACGATGGCGGTGCTGCTGGCGGCGCTGACGGCGGCGCTCTCCCAGATATCGATCCCGCTGCCGGGGACGTTGCCGCCGTTCTCGCTGCAACCGTTCGGGATGTTCTTCGCCGGTCTCCTTCTGGGCCCGCTGTGGGGCGGCCTGGCGCTCGCGCTGTACCTCCTGGTCGGCATCGCCGGCGTCCCGGTGTTCTCGAACGGGAACGCCGGCCTCGGGTACGTCCTCGTCGGCCAGGGCACCGGCGGCTTCCTCGTGGGCTTTCTCGTCGGCACCGTCGTCGCCGGCGCCGTCGTCCACCGCGGGACGACGCCGCGTGACCGCCGGACGGTGTCCGTCCCCGTCCAGGTGACGGGTCTGGTCGCCGCGCTGGTCGTCGTCTACGCAATCGGCGTCCCGTGGCTCTCGGCCGTGACGGGCCTCCCGCTCACCCGGGCGGCCGCCGTGATGGCGCCGTTCGTCCCGTTCGATCTGCTCAAGCTGGGTATCGCCGTCGCCATCGTCGAGGGCGGCTACCTCGCCGTTCGATGA
- a CDS encoding NusA-like transcription termination signal-binding factor, with product MRIELSDEARQLVALFENEASITVRDCVIDEDHDQVVYLVKRGDMADAIGPGGQTVQRVEEQLGRDVKLVEGAETAADFVANALAPAAVYNVTISENSDTVAYVEVAQEDRGAAIGRDGRNIDAARTLAKRHFDIDGIELT from the coding sequence ATGCGGATCGAACTCTCGGACGAAGCGCGACAGCTGGTCGCCCTCTTCGAGAACGAGGCGTCCATCACCGTCCGGGACTGCGTGATCGACGAGGACCACGACCAGGTGGTCTACCTGGTCAAGCGGGGCGACATGGCAGACGCCATCGGCCCCGGTGGCCAGACGGTACAGCGTGTCGAAGAACAGCTCGGCCGCGACGTGAAGCTCGTCGAGGGGGCAGAGACGGCGGCGGACTTCGTCGCCAACGCCCTGGCTCCGGCGGCGGTGTACAACGTCACCATCTCGGAGAACAGCGACACCGTCGCCTACGTCGAGGTGGCCCAGGAGGACCGCGGGGCTGCCATCGGCCGCGACGGGCGCAACATCGACGCCGCGCGAACGCTGGCGAAGCGCCACTTCGACATCGACGGCATCGAACTCACCTGA
- a CDS encoding energy-coupling factor transporter transmembrane component T family protein produces MLTYRPGATVLHRLDPRGKLLVQFGLAIAVVAHPTVPWLAGTTLLGLVALAAARLSPLTVVRAYWVVFAVLAVAPLLAGVALGPPWFRVDPALRSLRLVARVVPVLFASAASLRTTSVRETRAAVQRLVPGKAGQLLGVGMALVVRLFPLVLADVREVRDAIRARGGQRRPAWERARLLVVRSLERTLGRSDRLGVALRARCFAWNPTLPPLTLERRDYPVLVLGVALALSPLV; encoded by the coding sequence ATGCTGACCTACCGGCCGGGGGCGACGGTCCTCCACCGCCTCGACCCCCGCGGGAAGCTGCTCGTGCAGTTCGGCCTGGCGATCGCCGTCGTCGCCCACCCGACGGTCCCGTGGCTCGCCGGGACGACGCTGCTGGGCCTGGTCGCGCTGGCGGCGGCTCGCCTCTCGCCGCTGACCGTGGTCCGGGCGTACTGGGTCGTCTTCGCGGTGCTCGCGGTCGCCCCGCTGCTGGCCGGGGTCGCGCTCGGGCCACCCTGGTTCCGGGTCGACCCGGCGCTGCGCTCGCTGCGCTTGGTGGCGCGGGTCGTCCCGGTGCTGTTCGCCAGCGCCGCCTCCCTCCGGACGACGTCGGTCCGCGAGACGCGGGCCGCCGTCCAGCGACTGGTCCCGGGCAAGGCGGGTCAGCTGCTCGGCGTCGGCATGGCGCTGGTCGTGCGCCTGTTCCCGCTGGTGCTCGCGGACGTCCGGGAGGTCCGCGACGCGATTCGGGCCCGTGGCGGGCAGCGGCGACCGGCGTGGGAGCGGGCCCGACTGCTCGTGGTCCGGTCGCTTGAGCGGACGCTCGGCCGTTCGGACCGCCTGGGGGTCGCGCTGCGCGCCCGCTGTTTCGCGTGGAACCCGACGCTGCCGCCGCTGACCCTCGAGCGCCGCGACTACCCGGTCCTCGTGCTGGGCGTCGCGCTCGCGCTGTCGCCGCTGGTGTGA
- a CDS encoding energy-coupling factor ABC transporter ATP-binding protein — protein MIALEDVTFRYDDTRVLDGLSLSVPDGEYCLLVGPNGSGKTTLVRHLNALLTPDSGTVTVDGVDVAERPVVARTTVGMVFQHPRDQFVAATVGADVAFGPENLGLDREEIDRRVDDALSAVGLADRADARLDSLSGGEQARAAIAGALAMAPDYLVLDEPLAGLDWPARESVLEHLATLTDAGTGLLVVTHDLRDLHERADRVVGLRAGRVVLDDAPEAALDEVSRLGVRDPRC, from the coding sequence ATGATCGCCCTCGAGGACGTCACGTTCCGGTACGACGATACCCGCGTCCTCGACGGCCTGTCGCTGTCGGTTCCCGACGGCGAGTACTGCCTCCTCGTGGGGCCCAACGGCAGCGGGAAGACGACGCTGGTGCGCCACCTGAACGCGCTTCTGACGCCCGATTCGGGCACCGTCACCGTCGACGGCGTCGACGTGGCCGAGCGCCCTGTCGTCGCCCGCACCACGGTCGGGATGGTGTTCCAGCACCCGCGCGACCAGTTCGTCGCCGCGACGGTCGGCGCCGACGTCGCCTTCGGCCCCGAGAACCTCGGCCTGGACCGCGAGGAGATCGACCGCCGGGTCGACGACGCGCTGTCGGCCGTGGGACTGGCCGACCGGGCCGACGCACGCCTGGACTCGCTCTCGGGGGGCGAGCAGGCCCGGGCCGCCATCGCGGGGGCGCTGGCGATGGCCCCCGACTACCTCGTGCTCGACGAACCGCTCGCGGGCCTGGACTGGCCGGCCCGCGAGTCAGTGCTCGAGCACCTCGCGACGCTCACCGACGCCGGCACCGGTCTGCTGGTCGTGACCCACGACCTGCGTGACCTCCACGAGCGGGCCGACCGGGTCGTCGGCCTCCGGGCGGGGCGTGTCGTCCTTGACGACGCACCCGAGGCAGCGCTGGACGAGGTCTCGCGCCTCGGCGTCCGGGACCCGCGATGCTGA
- a CDS encoding 30S ribosomal protein S12 — protein MTNGKYAARKLKKDRQKHRWSDSDYARRERGLGKKSDPLEGAPQGRGIVLEKVGIEAKQPNSAIRKCVRVQLIKNGKQVTAFCPGDGAISFIDEHDEVTIAGIGGAKGRAMGDLSGVNYKVEKVNGVSMIELVRGNAEKPVR, from the coding sequence ATGACGAACGGCAAATACGCCGCGCGCAAACTCAAGAAGGACCGCCAGAAGCACCGGTGGTCCGACTCCGACTACGCGCGCCGCGAACGCGGTCTGGGCAAGAAGTCCGACCCGCTCGAGGGCGCGCCACAGGGTCGAGGTATCGTCCTGGAGAAGGTGGGCATCGAGGCCAAGCAGCCAAACTCCGCCATCCGGAAGTGTGTGCGGGTCCAGCTCATCAAGAACGGCAAGCAGGTCACCGCGTTCTGTCCCGGTGACGGCGCCATCTCCTTCATCGACGAGCACGACGAGGTCACCATCGCCGGCATCGGCGGGGCGAAGGGTCGTGCGATGGGTGACCTCTCCGGTGTCAACTACAAGGTCGAGAAGGTAAACGGCGTCTCCATGATCGAGCTCGTTCGCGGCAACGCGGAGAAACCCGTCCGATAA
- a CDS encoding homoserine dehydrogenase, producing MRLAVLGAGAVGGSVVELAGDYGHTVTAFADSQSAVVDADGIDTAGALERKRRDGIVGDADPDDALTADYDVLVEATPTTLGDAQPGFGHVETALGMDRHVVLANKGPVAERFAEVRALEAESEGAVRFEATVGGAMPVLSTIADFDPEHITAVRGVLNGTANFILSRMSAEGLDYEHVLAEAQDLGVAEADPTFDVDGTDAALKGVIVANVLAEGGEEYTLEDADVEGIQDISGSALELAQEDGQTVRLIAEVTDGAVRVGPRLVPEHAALAPTGTRNIVQLETDHAGRLNISGRGAGGPETASAVLADVGRLE from the coding sequence ATGAGACTCGCCGTGCTCGGTGCCGGTGCCGTCGGCGGCTCGGTCGTCGAACTCGCCGGCGACTACGGCCACACCGTGACCGCCTTCGCCGACTCACAGAGCGCCGTCGTCGACGCCGACGGCATCGACACAGCGGGCGCGCTCGAGCGCAAGCGCCGGGACGGCATCGTCGGCGACGCCGACCCCGACGACGCGCTGACCGCCGACTACGACGTCCTCGTCGAGGCGACGCCGACGACGCTGGGCGACGCCCAGCCCGGCTTCGGCCACGTCGAGACGGCCCTGGGGATGGACCGCCACGTCGTGCTGGCCAACAAGGGCCCGGTCGCCGAGCGGTTCGCCGAGGTCCGCGCACTGGAGGCCGAAAGCGAGGGGGCCGTCCGCTTCGAGGCCACCGTCGGCGGCGCGATGCCGGTGCTCTCGACCATCGCCGACTTCGACCCCGAGCACATCACCGCGGTGCGTGGCGTGCTCAACGGGACGGCGAACTTCATCCTCTCGCGGATGTCCGCCGAGGGCCTCGACTACGAGCACGTGCTCGCGGAGGCTCAGGATCTGGGTGTCGCCGAGGCCGACCCGACGTTCGACGTCGACGGCACCGACGCCGCGCTGAAGGGCGTCATCGTCGCGAACGTGCTGGCCGAGGGCGGCGAGGAGTACACGCTCGAGGACGCCGACGTCGAGGGCATCCAGGACATCTCGGGGAGCGCGCTCGAACTCGCCCAGGAGGACGGCCAGACCGTCCGGCTCATCGCCGAGGTGACCGACGGCGCGGTCCGCGTCGGCCCGCGCCTGGTCCCGGAGCACGCGGCGCTGGCTCCCACGGGTACGCGCAACATCGTCCAGCTTGAGACCGACCACGCCGGCCGACTCAACATCTCCGGCCGGGGTGCGGGCGGTCCGGAGACGGCGAGCGCGGTGCTCGCGGACGTCGGCCGCCTGGAGTAG
- a CDS encoding amino acid-binding protein produces the protein MSDSTEEVRAYTVRLELVDEPGELLRALEPIASNGGNLLSIFHERGNVTPRGHIPVEVDLEATPDRFEGIVDALREAGINVIQAGAERYSEALTIVLSGHLVNTDLSDTLSHIQESTSATVTDLSLSAPEGTEDASSARIRLATEEGAVEEALAAVREVAAEKDLRLIEPLTVGGDA, from the coding sequence ATGAGCGACTCGACCGAAGAGGTTCGCGCGTACACAGTTCGGCTCGAACTGGTCGACGAACCGGGCGAACTGCTGCGGGCGCTCGAGCCCATCGCCAGCAACGGCGGGAACCTCCTCTCTATCTTCCACGAGCGGGGGAACGTCACCCCGCGTGGGCACATCCCCGTGGAGGTCGACCTGGAGGCGACGCCCGACCGCTTCGAGGGCATCGTCGACGCCCTGCGGGAGGCGGGCATCAACGTCATCCAGGCGGGTGCCGAGCGCTACAGCGAGGCACTGACCATCGTCCTCTCGGGCCACCTGGTCAACACCGACCTCTCGGATACGCTGTCGCACATCCAGGAGTCGACCAGCGCCACCGTCACCGACCTCTCGCTGTCGGCCCCCGAAGGTACCGAGGACGCCTCCAGCGCGCGCATCCGCCTGGCGACCGAGGAGGGTGCCGTCGAGGAGGCCCTGGCGGCGGTCCGCGAGGTGGCTGCCGAGAAGGACCTGCGGCTCATCGAACCGCTCACGGTGGGGGGTGACGCATGA